The genomic window AGAAGTTCGCTGCATTTTTCTCGCGAGTCCTTCCAGCGAACTTCTGAAGCTGAGCAACACTAGAACCATAGATTTACTAGGCCGCGGATTTGAAGTTCTTCCGAGGCAAGCCGCAAGCTCGATGAAGAACTTCAAATCCAAAAGCGGCACTCAGATCATAGACTTGCTAGTGTCCCTTTGATTCCGAAGTTCGCATTCGAGCAAGCCGCAAGCCCGTGCGAACTTCGGTATCGAGACACGAGTGCCGCGGATTTGAAGTTCTTCCGCGTGAAGCCGCAAGCTCGATGAAGAACTTCAAATCCAAAAGCGGCACTCAAATCATAGGCTTGCTAGTGTCCCTTTGATTCCGAAGTTCGCATCCGAGCAAGCCGCACGCCTGCGCGAACTTCGGAATCGGGACACGAGTGCCGCGGATTTGAAGTTCTTCCGCGTGAAGCCGCAAGCTCGATGAAGAACTTCAAATCCAAAAGCGGCACTCAAATCATAGGCTTGCTAGTGTCCCTTTGATTCCGAAGTTCGCATCCGAGCAAGCCGCACGCCTGCGCGAACTTCGGAATCGGGACACTAGAGGGTCGCTCTGCCACCGGTCTGGTTTTCAGCACGTTCGAGCAGATCATCTTAAATCTGCAACGGACTGGGCAAGTTCTGCCAAACCGTCACATTGATTTCCAAACAGACGGCTGATAGGCCGCGGCTTTCGCAGACGCAAAAGCCATTTTCTGGAGAATCAATATGAAAGCATCATCGATGAGTTTTTTGATTGCTGTTTTGGCCGGGCTTATTGGCATGGCTTGGGGCATCGCTATGGCGATCTCGCATGATCATGCAGCGATGCCGGCCCATGCTCATCTCAATCTGCTGGGCTGGGTCTCATTGTTTTTGTTTGGGATCTATTATCGCCTGCACCCGCTGCTGGATAAAACCGTGATGGCACGCGCGCAGGTTGGTGCGTGGGTTGTTGGGACCATTATTCTCACCGTCGGTGTGGCTATGATTCATACCGGTCGTCCATCCGGTGAGCCACTTGCCGGTATCGGTTCGATTATCGTACTGGCCGATATGCTGCTGTTCGGTTGGCTGGTGTTGCGGCAGGAGCGTGAGGCGCCGGCTGTTTAGTTGCCGCGCAACACCGTGTTTAAAGCTACTGCTGCACTCGTGTTGCGTTCCCGATTGTGCAGAGCAAACCTGATTTCTTTTCTTGCGTCTAACCAGATATCACACAACCGCCATGCGGCGATGATTGAGTAACGTCGTTGCACGTCCTTGTTCTGCTCTAGCAAGATGTAGGTCGGAAAATGACAATCCCTTCAAGCCATGAGAGTTCGTCTTATAAATCAGCGGTCTCCCTGCCTTTCTTCGATTTCGCGCGCGTGAGCGAAATGAACGAAAACATGCTGTCGGAGACAGCGAAGATAAATGCGAAGCTGAGCGCAACGATGCAGAATCTCGGTAAGGAGTGGACCGAATTCGTCGGGGCGCGGTTACACGAAGACCAACAGCTTCTCGACACGCTGCGTCATTGCAAAACCTTACCGGAGATCCAGCACGCCTATGCCGAGTTTTGGCAGAATGCGTTTGCGCAATACGGCGAGGAAGCGCGGCGCATGATGAAGATTTCGCAGGGCGTCGTGGAAGAAACGGCTCGCGCCGTGCAAGAACAGGCGGATGCATCTGTGGACATGAATCGAGCGGCCTGAAAGGTTTGCATCGAAGGAGCGTTGCGACCGACGTTCGCGTCGGAGAATATAGATCTGCGATATCGTGTATTCGATATCGCAGATTTCTTTTGAGGGGATGACCGTATCAGTATGTTGCGGTCAGATAGTCGACGATCTTGGCCGCGTCGGCGTCATCAATCGGGGCGCCGTAGACCTTGATCATCTTTGTTACTTCCGCTTGCCAGAAATCCTTTTTGAACTTCGGGCCGCGTGGCTGGGTCTGGATGTAGTCGGCAGAATGGCACGCCGTGCAGTTGTTCAGCACGACATCCTGATTAGGCCCGGGCTTCAGCGCGGCGGCCTCCGGCGGAAGTTCATATTTCACCGGCTTGGCTTGAGCAAAAAGACCGCCAGCGGTCAGAGCCATCACGCCGATGGTGGCTGTGAGGATTGATGCTTTCATGATGATCAATCCTTTCAAGCTGCGGTAACGCGTACGGTTTCGACGACATTGCGCAGGTAGCCCGCCGGATTCCACAACGGCTCCAATGGCTGGGTCTGCCCGGCATTGTTCGTGGCGCGGACTTTCAGTTCGTGCGCGCCCGCCGGAAGCTTGATGGCGGCCTTCCACTCCCGGAACGAATACTTGCCGAGATCCTTGCCAAGTTTCGTAGGCATCCAGGTCTTCCCGCCATCGGTGGAGACGACCACTTCCTTGATGCCTCTACCGCCATCGAAGGCGATGCCCTTGAGGCGCGTTGTCTTGCCGGCTTTCACCTTGGCACCATCGGTGACGTTCGTGATGAAAGAGCGGACGGTAAAACGATTGATCGGAATGGTCGCCTTCGGTGCTGTGCCCGGCTCGACGCAATTGCACTCGTTGTCCGGAATTCGGTAGGCGGTCTTCATCCAGAAATTATCGAAGACGCTGTCGATCACCGTGATTTCATTGAGATGCTTCACCCAGTAGGTGCCGTAGTAGCCGGGCACCACAAGGCGCAATGGGAAACCGTTGAGAACCGGGAGGTAATCGTCGTTCATCCCATAGGCCAGCATTACCTCACCGTCGCGGGCGTGATCGATATCGAGAGCCTTTGCATAGTCTGGCGTCTTGTCGCTGACAGGCCCATCCATCCCGGCGAACACCACCTGCCTTGCGCCGCTTTGTACGCCGGCCTTGTCCAGAACGGACTTGAGGGGGACGCCCTTCCAGCGGGCATTGCCCATGGCGCCGTTGGCGAGCTGTCCGCCTGCAACGCGTGGATTGAAGAAGCCGCGGCTGTTGCCCGAACATTGATTGACCGCCACCAATTCAATGGAGGGCATCTTCTTGATCTCGGCCAGTGACAGCTTCAGCGGCTTGTCGACCTTGCCCTTGATCTCAAGGGTGAATGTGTCGGGATCAATGTTCAGCGGGATATCCGCAAGGTGATAACGAACGAAGAAGGCATCGTTCGGCGTGATGACCCCATCATTGAAGACCGAGAACGGCGTCTCAAGCTGAGGCGGACGCGATGTTAGGCTGATCATCATCCGCTTTTGCGGATATTTGACCAGCGGCCGCTCGCCGTTCTCGAACGGCAAAGTGACGGTTTCGGCAAGGGCTTTAACGGAATTAAAGAT from Nitrobacteraceae bacterium AZCC 1564 includes these protein-coding regions:
- a CDS encoding peptidoglycan/LPS O-acetylase OafA/YrhL (product_source=COG1835; cath_funfam=1.20.210.10; cog=COG1835; superfamily=81442; transmembrane_helix_parts=Inside_1_6,TMhelix_7_26,Outside_27_35,TMhelix_36_58,Inside_59_70,TMhelix_71_88,Outside_89_97,TMhelix_98_117,Inside_118_127), translating into MKASSMSFLIAVLAGLIGMAWGIAMAISHDHAAMPAHAHLNLLGWVSLFLFGIYYRLHPLLDKTVMARAQVGAWVVGTIILTVGVAMIHTGRPSGEPLAGIGSIIVLADMLLFGWLVLRQEREAPAV
- a CDS encoding hypothetical protein (product_source=Hypo-rule applied; pfam=PF09361; superfamily=111384), whose translation is MTIPSSHESSSYKSAVSLPFFDFARVSEMNENMLSETAKINAKLSATMQNLGKEWTEFVGARLHEDQQLLDTLRHCKTLPEIQHAYAEFWQNAFAQYGEEARRMMKISQGVVEETARAVQEQADASVDMNRAA
- a CDS encoding mono/diheme cytochrome c family protein (product_source=COG2010; cath_funfam=1.10.760.10; cleavage_site_network=SignalP-noTM; cog=COG2010; ko=KO:K00386; superfamily=46626; transmembrane_helix_parts=Outside_1_4,TMhelix_5_22,Inside_23_105), which codes for MKASILTATIGVMALTAGGLFAQAKPVKYELPPEAAALKPGPNQDVVLNNCTACHSADYIQTQPRGPKFKKDFWQAEVTKMIKVYGAPIDDADAAKIVDYLTATY
- a CDS encoding sulfite dehydrogenase (product_source=KO:K05301; cath_funfam=2.60.40.650,3.90.420.10; cog=COG2041; ko=KO:K05301; pfam=PF00174,PF03404; superfamily=56524), translating into MIDRRRLITGSAATIAALGSETIFNSVKALAETVTLPFENGERPLVKYPQKRMMISLTSRPPQLETPFSVFNDGVITPNDAFFVRYHLADIPLNIDPDTFTLEIKGKVDKPLKLSLAEIKKMPSIELVAVNQCSGNSRGFFNPRVAGGQLANGAMGNARWKGVPLKSVLDKAGVQSGARQVVFAGMDGPVSDKTPDYAKALDIDHARDGEVMLAYGMNDDYLPVLNGFPLRLVVPGYYGTYWVKHLNEITVIDSVFDNFWMKTAYRIPDNECNCVEPGTAPKATIPINRFTVRSFITNVTDGAKVKAGKTTRLKGIAFDGGRGIKEVVVSTDGGKTWMPTKLGKDLGKYSFREWKAAIKLPAGAHELKVRATNNAGQTQPLEPLWNPAGYLRNVVETVRVTAA